A stretch of Rhinoderma darwinii isolate aRhiDar2 chromosome 4, aRhiDar2.hap1, whole genome shotgun sequence DNA encodes these proteins:
- the PNRC1 gene encoding proline-rich nuclear receptor coactivator 1 has product MSGPERGGGGRRRGTSVSRARSCGRRKRRKNKVRSTPFSTRLHHHNPLQGRSGENGARSPSLAAGDAQPARAAQYRQLRKEVLKSRVKSDKKIVKSEKNNTSHSPAAHRCEQRSLHKKTKCNIQSIKNNAPKKTEWRPADSELTNSAVQKHEKKPLTSAENVQNIKMKKDEIEKEINYAGAKFSDPPSPSVLPKPPSHWMGINGQRLDQCKELMTHQLKALLKVQR; this is encoded by the exons ATGTCCGGACCCGAAAGAGGCGGCGGTGGACGTAGGCGGGGGACCAGTGTgagcagagcgagaagctgcgGCCGCAGAAAGAGAAGGAAGAATAAAgtccgatcgacccctttctctaCTCGACTACATCATCATAACCCGTTGCAGggtagatctggagagaatggagccaGGAGCCCCAGCCTGGCAGCCGGAGATGCCCAGCCCGCCAGAGCGGCCCAGTACAGGCAGCTTCGAAAAGAG GTGTTAAAATCAAGAGTGAAGTCTGACAAGAAGATTGTTAAATCAGAAAAGAACAATACCTCCCACAGCCCGGCAGCACATCGGTGTGAGCAACGTAGTCTCCACAAAAAGACTAAATGTAACATTCAGTCTATAAAGAACAATGCCCCAAAAAAGACTGAATGGCGTCCAGCTGACTCTGAGCTTACAAATAGCGCTGTTCAAAAACATGAGAAGAAACCATTAACGAGTGCCGAAAATGTCCAAAATATTAAAATGAAGAAAGATGAAATTGAAAAAGAGATTAACTATGCAGGAGCAAAATTTAGTGATCCACCATCCCCGAGTGTGCTTCCAAAACCGCCAAGCCACTGGATGGGGATAAATGGTCAACGTCTTGACCAATGTAAGGAGTTAATGACACATCAGCTGAAAGCCCTATTGAAAGTCCAGCGGTAA